The region gcccagcatcaggctctgtgccaagtgtggagcctgtgtgggattctctttctgtttgtctctccctgccctccccccccccccccacatgcatgtgcactctctctccctctccctctctctttctaaaaagtagattaaatgaaaaaacaatttttaaagagatagtgcctgcctggctggctcagtcagtagagcatgtgactcttgatctcagggtcataaatttgagccccacattgggcacagagctcacttaaaaaaaccaaaaaacaacctcCTCTTAGCAATTGTACATTCTAAATGTGAAGAGAAGGAATGTATGAGCCTGGTATAGATAAATAGCAAGTTCTCCCCACCTCTTCTTGGAAAAGCTGCTGAGACCTGTGGAAAAGGAGAACTCGCTACATTTCCTGAGGTTGAAAAGAAGGTTTTAACAAAACGTTAAGCCTTATGCTACTCTGTAAATGGGATAGCACAGAACATTTTGGGAAAATGAACAAAGTCTCCATGTTGCTTTGTCTTTTATCTAGTATGAGAGTATGCCCCAACTGGTCTGGTCTCTtatgacctttcttccttttctgctgCAGGTGGTGCTGGGCATCTTTTGAGGGTATGTTTTAGCTACAAAGTATTTCAGTTTACCATAAGGAGACGGGATTATCTtttctagactttattttttttctgattactgaCTAAATGTGTTTGGGAAATGCTTAAAATCTGCATTTCATATCCTGTGTAATACATCTTTAAATAATAacctgctctgttttttttttccaggggtgAGCCCCTCCAGACTCCGAATAGGAGATCAAGAGTTTGATTCATTGCCTGCTTTACTggaattctacaaaatacattattTGGACACTACAACGTTGATAGAACCAGTTTCCAAATCCAGGCAGGGTAGTGGAGTGATTCTCAGGCAGGAGGAGGCTGAGTATGTGCGAGCCCTCTTTGACTTTAATGGGAATGATGAAGAAGATCTTCCCTTTAAGAAAGGAGACATCCTGAGAATCCGGGATAAGCCTGAAGAGCAGTGGTGGAATGCGGAGGACAGCGAAGGCAAGAGGGGGATGATTCCAGTCCCTTACGTCGAGAAGTATAGACCTGCCTCCGCCTCAGTATCGGCTCTGATTGGAGGTAACCAGGAGGGTTCCCACCCACAGCCACTGGGTGGGCCGGAGCCTGGGCCCTATGCCCAACCCAGCGTCAACACTCCGCTCCCTAACCTCCAGAATGGGCCCATTTATGCCAGGGTAATCCAGAAGCGAGTCCCTAATGCCTACGACAAGACAGCCTTGGCTTTGGAGGTACATAATGTGCAAAATGTAGAAAGAAGAGATCTGCTACAGGGTCTCCCTTTCAGACCTCTTAGAGCTTTATAGGAATGCTGAATACAAGCACCAGCATTGTGATGTTGTAGATGTCGAATCATTAAGTACTGATTTTGGCATTTAATgttgggttttctctttttttgtagaaaaCCTGTTTTGAAATGAGTAAGCTTAAAATTGTATAACTGAATGTTCTTATTGATCTACTAAACATACTTTGACCTCTTTAACTCCGCCTAAATTCACAGGAAttaacctaaaatatttttttctcatctgcatTCTAATCTGATTCTTTCTGTTTATCGGTGTTGAAAATAATAAGATGGGCTCTGTTAAAGTACTTAAATGGAGTTTTCCCACAAAACCATAATGTTTTTACTTTAGAGGGCATGGGGTTCCTTAGCATTGACTGATTGTGTTCATAAAGTAAGAATTCAGGAGGAACAGTGTAGCATAGTACAGGGGAGAAGAGATATGTACCTAAAAGCATACACTCCAAGGAGCAGCAGGTTTACTTGGCTTTTGTTGTTCGGTACCTTTGACAGGCGGGAAGCCAGTTCCTCCTGAGGAATAAATTCTTGCCTTTTACTGGTGAATAGTTAATCTTGGTAGCCCATCTCCTCTGGCCAACCGTTGCattgtgtttattcttttattcctctctttAGCACTCATAGTTTTGTCTCCCTGCCTTTCTGAGTTATGCAAAGCTAGTGGTTTAGTGTAAAAGCTTGTACAAAAGTGGTATGCTCTCCTGTCTTTCAGAGCTTATGATAGAATGTGAATTTAAGCAAGGAGCTACCTTTCATAAGCACAGACTGAAGTTATGTGAGTACTGACTAGCAGAGAAGGGGCCAAAGTGTGTTCTTATAAACTGAAATCTCTAAATGCTGTTTTCTTTGGGTTATGTTCATACACTGAGGAGTAAGAACTGCTTAGAAGTGTTAGCCTATAGAATAAGCTAGGTTTTATTTGAATCAGTCTCTGATCATACtggatttgaattttttcttttacattctgaATAGTGAATGCAAAGAGGGTTAGCTGAGTCATACAGATTTtactgaaaaatgtatttttaaagtgcttgTTTTTTGAGATTGCGCTGTGAGTTAAAAGTATTGTGTTTCTGCTTTGGCGAGAAGCGAATGTGTGTTATCTAGGGCACACCACTTTTTCCCCACTTTGAGTCTGGACATATAGCATGATGCTGGGCACATACATGACAGATGTAACTCTTGACATTTACTGCAGACCTTGTTAGCACTGGGCTGGAGTATGAAAATAGCATTCATGACACAAGCCAGCCAAGACCCTGGAAAGAATAATTATCACAgtacttttgtttccatttgcatttcctttttttttttttttttttttttctttctttaaagtaatCTTAgtacccaacacggggctcaaactcacaaccccaagaccaagagtcacatgctctactgactaagccaggcGCTCTTgcatttccattcattcattcatttaagagagagagaatgagagagagagagagagagagagagagagagagagagagagagagagagacttttaagcaggctccatgcttggtacggagcctgatgcagagcttgatcccactaccctggggtcatgacctgagccaaaatcaatagtcagaccctctacctactgagccacccaggtgcccctgcatttcctttcttgaaagagatttctttttaatgaagtgttgttgttttttttaattttgtgagaatgacagagtgggggaggggcagagagcgagagaagggagtgagaaaatcccaagcaggccctgtgctgtcagctcagagcccaatgtggggcttgagccctgaaccatgagatcatgacctgagctgaaatcaagaattggacgcttagccaactgagccacccaggctccccaagagaattgtttttaatgatgCCTGCCTTGACTAAGAGATTTTAGTGCTCAAAGTGGTTGAGTTGCTCTCCCTACTATGAAACATAAATCTTGTGAATAACtaagtagaaaataatttataaaaaaaaaaaaaaagaaggaaagaaaataatgtctGATTTcagtaagttttgttttttggtcagaTACTGGTTTTAAGCCACATATATTGATTGCCGAAGATGGCCTCTTTCAAGTTCAATACCCCACAGTAATAGCTTCAAAATACCTCATGTGCTTAAAAACACACTGTCAGTTTAGCATCATAcaattttagagctggaaaggATCTTAGATATCTTTATCTGTTATATAAAAAGAACTGATGTTTAGACAGATTGGATTGTTCAGACTAATTGGAGGTAGAGCTATAATGAACCCAGATCTCATGTGGTACCTTTTCTACCATGCCCAATCTAatctctgattctttttgttttttaacagtccCACTGCCCTTCTCAATGTAGGTTTTGTGTGATTTCACTGACAGCATATCCTCACTTGTACTGTATGCAAGGATAGTTGTGCTCTCAGTACAGTACAGCTGTATCATAGACAGTTGTCTACAGTTCTCCTTTCCCATGTCTAGTTTTTTATAAGCTGATGTCTTGTCCCTATTGAGGTGAGGCTGGGAGATAAGAGTAGGAGGCTGTGGTGTTCTGACCTTAGCATTCtggtttaataaaaacaaaataaagtaaaacattcaTTGCTATATATGACCCACTAGAAATCAAGATCTGTAGACCAGCGAGGTACATTTTAGTGCAGTTTTACATTTAACTTGAAATTGATAAATCAGAATCCTTGCATTTTAGAATTGGTAGGGCCCTAGAGATACTGTATTAGACCAGCAGTcttcataagtttttttttaagtttgtttatgtttaagagagagtgagcagggggaggggcagagagaataggagacacagaatctgaagcaggctccaggctctgagctgtcagcacagagcctgacatgagcctcaaactcacagactgcaagatcatga is a window of Prionailurus viverrinus isolate Anna chromosome E1, UM_Priviv_1.0, whole genome shotgun sequence DNA encoding:
- the CRK gene encoding adapter molecule crk isoform X2, which codes for MAGNFDSEERSSWYWGRLSRQEAVALLQGQRHGVFLVRDSSTSPGDYVLSVSENSRVSHYIINSSGPRPPVPPSPAQPPPGVSPSRLRIGDQEFDSLPALLEFYKIHYLDTTTLIEPVSKSRQGSGVILRQEEAEYVRALFDFNGNDEEDLPFKKGDILRIRDKPEEQWWNAEDSEGKRGMIPVPYVEKYRPASASVSALIGGR
- the CRK gene encoding adapter molecule crk isoform X1, with translation MAGNFDSEERSSWYWGRLSRQEAVALLQGQRHGVFLVRDSSTSPGDYVLSVSENSRVSHYIINSSGPRPPVPPSPAQPPPGVSPSRLRIGDQEFDSLPALLEFYKIHYLDTTTLIEPVSKSRQGSGVILRQEEAEYVRALFDFNGNDEEDLPFKKGDILRIRDKPEEQWWNAEDSEGKRGMIPVPYVEKYRPASASVSALIGGNQEGSHPQPLGGPEPGPYAQPSVNTPLPNLQNGPIYARVIQKRVPNAYDKTALALEVGELVKVTKINVSGQWEGECNGKRGHFPFTHVRLLDQQNPDEDFS